The following nucleotide sequence is from Channa argus isolate prfri chromosome 9, Channa argus male v1.0, whole genome shotgun sequence.
AAAAGCAGCTGAGAGAAAGCTTCCATGTCTGCCTCGCTGACCTTGGACCTCACACCTTTGGACAAGTGGCCAACACTGCAACGCAACACGCTGATCATATCTAAGGCATCCTTCCGTGCAAGTGCGAACCCCGTGTGTAGGCTGTAGGTTTTTCCCTTCATTGAATTTACACGAGCTAGCCTTGCTTCAAGGCTCATGTCACTCATAGTAGTGGCCATGGTATTCTGCTCAGCTTTGTAGACTgcattttgctttgtgttttcttcacaaCAGGCTGAGCTGGCAGAAAACAGTGCATGTGAGGGCACGGCTCTGCCTTCATTATCCCCATTAGTGTTTGCCTTTCTCCTGAGGAAGCAGTGACTGAACGGCCTGTGGCACTTCCACGTCATCAACCTCGGTGCCGTTGACTCTGTAGGCAACCCAGAAGCTCCTCTTAGCAGCCCTCTACCAGATGAATAAGAGGCAACTGAACCCTGGGACATGCTCTTGGGCAAGGTTTTGGCAGAGAATATCCTCTGTTCTTCTGGGGCATTTTGAGACTGCAAATTCTGACCTCCGCTCTTTCCTGTAAGTGTGGCTTTGGTTTTCTCTATCAGTGCTTCTAAGCTCCTGGAACCTGGCATTAGAGtgctccagctcctcctgagCATCCGAACCCTGCGTGGCTTCCTGAGGCTGCCTAGTGTAGGTTCACATGAAGATCTGCTTGAAAGGAAAGCCATGACGTGTGGGTCGGGCTCGGGGCTTTCCTGTGTTAGCCCACTGGGCTCTGTGCTACTTCGTAATGATGGTAGTGACATGGTTGTGGTGGTGGTACTGGTTTCATTACAGAGAGCTAAAGATGACTCTTCCCCAACTTTCTTCAGCTGTGTGCAAGCTACACTAGGGGTAGCAGGGAAACAAAAAGAACTGTTAAGCATCTCCGTCTTCATCTGAAATAACATGTTTCTATTCATAGTCTTTTGTACTATTAGATTTATCTGGAATTGCTCTAAAATAATATATTCAGTAACACATACTGGCTTTATATACTAATTACTGTACAAAATTTACATATTTCTatacaaaaagataaaacaattaCTGAAGGGTTACATTGATGAAGGGattaaaagtgacatttaaGCAAATTATTTACTAGTTTTGATCATTTGCTTTCTTGTGTTATctgttgatgaaaatatacGTTTAAAAATAAGTGTAAATTGACCTCTGTAATGTACTCAATAGGTGTTCTATTAGGTGCCTGAAATGAGCACAATTTGTGAATGATCTTTttcatttgcacaaacacaaacatagatATAAGCGGGAAAACCCTCCTGTCTGGTTTTACCTGTGGTCTCCTTTATTTTGGCCATCCTGTGACTGCCATCCCGGGAAATTGTGAACCCAGGTTCAGCACTGGTAGCTGCATGGATCTTCCTCAGCAGGGTGGGGTCCATGGGATGGCCAGCTTTCCCGTGACTCTGGGGCCCATAAGATTTCTCTTCAGCAGTTACATAACTCAACCCCCTGAGCGAGGACTCTGAAAGTAGATGCATGTTGTCTGTTGCACAAAGGGGAGAATCCATGGGGgtgacacagctgctgctgcctgtgcTACAACCGGCATCTATAGAAGAACATTGTGAGCTTTGGAGGGAATGAACGCCTTCACTCTGTATGGATGACATGCGTTTGCTCACATGGTATTCATATAATCGGGTGACATCTTGCTCTGATGTTGGAATCTTAATTGGCTGCTGCTCATTATCCTGTGAAGTGGCATCTGCTTCAGCAGGGATGGGTCCTTTGGATGGGGAGTGGAAATGAGCATTTAACTGTTGGCTTCTTTCATCCGagtcctttttttctccctttactGTCAACCTGTCTGCGTGGGAAGCCTGTGAGTCATTCTCACATTCTGGAGAGACATTCTCTGCCATTTTGTTTCCAGTCACTCTTTGCTGCCATTTTTGATGCCTGTCTTTAAAGTGAGTTCGCCCCAGATCAAGTTGGTTCATGTAATAGGAATCTCTCACAGTGAAAGCATTATACTTTCCAACAAGATGAGGTGACTCCTCTTTAACAGAGTCTTGACTGGTCATCTGTGATCTATCAGAGAACTCACAAGTATCTCCTTGGGTTTGGCGCTCTGCCTccttctgttttcctctctgccTGCTCATTACTGAGCCCATGTGCATCTTAGTGAAGTATTCGCTGACCGATTTTATTTCCATTGTCTCTGGCTCCATCTCACCCCCATCTGAGTGAAATATCTGGGAGGAGGCAATAGCAGAGGATTTTGCCTCCTCCTGATGCTCCTGGGGGTTGTATGGAATCGCCCTTGCTCCATCGTCATTAGTTGCAGTCTCTGGCTTTTCCTCATTTATGGCATGGTATCCTTCTGTCATGGCTACATGCATCCTCAGGTGGTTGTCTGAATGTCTCTGAGCAATGGCCAATTCTGAGCTCTCTGTCATCTCAGAGGAGTTTGTCTCATTACCAGAGTCTGAGGACTCAGGACTAAATGCTCGCGATAGCTGTACACCTGTGtaccacagaaagaaaaacactttattaacaACTTCAAATGAGGCACCTGGAAAATATCATAGATGAGGGACTGAGTCAAATACAATTAGTGGTATTTACAATGGTAATGAGCTCATAAGTGAAAAAAAGAGTGTACAATGACACAACACAGACAATAatcaatataaatacataaatcacTGCATAGAACATTTggtttaaaattcaaattttagaTTCTATACAAATATTGGTGGAGAAGAGTCAAAAACCTAAATAGCTGATGAGATAGCtagttattttttctgtttttttatatatattttagcaaTAACCATCTAGGACTGTGCAGTGTGCAGgtgagaaaacaaataaaattattaacaaaacagGAACAAATCACGAGAAAATGAACAATATCTCAATGAACATATAGTAAGTTTGTGTGAACTCAAATCAATGGAAAAAAACTCACACAAATGGAAACATAGAACAAAATGGGCTTTATTgaaaaaactcaacaaatcaAAAGTGAATGGCTGGAACATGGTTTGGTGTTAATGGATAAAAGTTACAATAGTGTAAGAAGAACCTGTGCTACTCTCTGACTGTGCTGAACTCTGTTCCTCAGATGCAGCAAGGGCCTCGAGTGCCTGTAAGGTGGACACCACTGCATTGTCCAGAGGCTGCCCGTGGCCCTCTGCTCTGTGGGTGGGCACTGAATCTATAAGAGACACTGGGATATCACTGCGGGCTCCTTGGGCCAAAGTTCCAGCcccctgctgctcctcctcatcAGAGCTGTCCCTGAAgccaggaggaggagcagcaatGGCCAAGTTAAGGGAGTGCAGCAGTACATCATTGTCCTCCTCATCATTACCCTCtggtggaggagggagggaggtcAAGTCGATTATGTCATCACTGGACCCAGAGAGCGAAAGCAACATGGGCTTGTCAATGTCACTCATCACCATATCCTCCTCACAGCTTATGTCATCCTCATCCTCTGCGTCGTCTGTTGTCTCTGCATAACAGATATCGTGCAGCAGCGGCTCCTCGATGCACTCAGAAGGACCAAATATTTTAGTGGAGTAATGATACCCATCCCCATCTTCTATGGCATCCATCATCTTATAGTCCTCCTCGAGACGCCTGTACATGCGGCTGTGATTGTCTATAATCTCTGGGCTTCCATCCATCAGTCTCTGGTAGCCCAGATTTTGGGGATTTACACTATCTAAGGGAGGATCTCCAAATATGAAGGAGACCTTTGCACTCCTAGAGGAGTCTTGGGGTTTGGGCCTTTGAACGTTGAGGTATGTTTGGGAGCAAGGGAGTCTGCAGCACTCTGCTCTCTCTGCCACATGGATTGAATGCTGGGGCTGGTGGATCTCAGTAATATAGACCGGTTGGCCTTCACATCTCCTGTGGTCAAGAAATTCACACTCCTGCTCAGAATAATCTTGGTTGCAACTCTGGTTGTTTCTGTCTTCGCATCCTTtatgaggtgtgctgtaggtacACTCAATGGCCTGGTAGTTCTGCTTCATTCTCGCTGCATGGCCTGCAAagggaataaagaaaacaaaacattattatttaaacacaaagtacCTAATAAGTTACAACATTAACTTGTAGTTAACATTTTTGAAGTACATGTGTTCATACTGTCCGTGTTTTTGGCCACATTAAAGATGGAACGGCGAGAGTCCACCAGCAATCTGTAGTAGCCAGCAGTCAAACAGGCCAGATTCATTGCATCAACAGACTCCATTAAGAGAGTGATGGGCTGTGAAAGAAGCAGATAAGCAGATGAAAGTGAGCCCAAAATAAATGGGAGAGTGGGTCTGTAGAATGAGGTTATAACAACTGCTTAACAGGCTTGTGTTATTTGGCTAAAATCATAGAAAACATTCACAACCTTTTAGcacatgctttattttaaaagggcAGAGGCTTGGTTAACCTTCACATCCAGGACATGTAGTTCCACTCTAACTCTGTTCTCATCTTCCGTATACATCTCGATGCGGTTGACATGACTGAAATCAGCCAGAAGTGCCACCAGGTTTGTTTTGGTGTTAATCACATGACTAATGCCATATTTGGGCCCCACCAGCAAAGTCACCTCTGTGTGCTTCTCGCCTTGCTGCAAATGAGAGGAGAGAGTCATATCACTTCCTGCATGAAATTCTACAGTATATGATAGTCTTCTGCCTAAATGCATGAAGCGGGAGCAACACCTATCACTTCAGTGAGGTGGGCACCCCTGTAATGaggatttactgtaaatgaaacacttacactgtttttaaaaatatattttaaaaaatgaagcatAGGCCTATTATGTCATCATTAGTTTTAAGATGACTCCAAAATGGGCTGATTCAATACACTTTACATTGTGCATagatctttgtatttttttaacagatgaCAGGTTATGTATCTGAAGCATAATCACTCATGAATTGGGAGTGAATAAAGCAGCAATGTTTGTGTTGGCACTAATGCACATAACAATAAACAATTCAAAATGGTTTTATGAATATCCTAATCATACGGGGAGCCACTTTCAAAGAGGTACAGAGGCACTAAACTGGTGCAACTTTGTCCTGACCTCCACATTTAAGCTTTATTTGcatcctctttgataaagcttatacttagttatagttatgctgctataggcttagactgctgggggaccaccccccaatgcactgagctcctttcctccgcTTGTCCcgctctcctctcctctaaccccacaattgtcaccactgtatgacattaactatgtgtgttttctccagtggttgtctttctccttctctgtctccctcttgcTGTTcctctttgcaggtgtccccagctttggggctgtgtgttttccagtgtgcagctactggtccaacaAACCTgctcgatgttttgttgttgctttagttACTGTTTTCCGTtactctctccactttccactcaccccaaccggtcaaggcagattgctgaccaccctgagcctggttctgctggaggtttcttccgttaaagggagtttttcctctatactgttgcctagggctactcaagggggaattgttgggttctctctatacatctttatagtcttgactttacagtattctgtaaagtgccttgagatgactttgttgtgaattggcactatataaataaagttgaattgaattaaattttcTGATTACTTTGGAAGACCGGCTCATTAAACTAATGACAAATGATCATGACCAAGTAGGAGCTGAGGTTAGTAAAGTAAAAATCCTTGGAGAAACAATATTTATGTCACATACTTTGTAGCATACATTGTAAGACAGCGAGATAGGTTCACTCACAATTAAAGTAGATTTAAAGACCCGTCCGCCATACAGTCTTAAGTCGCTGAGATACTTCAGATAATGCACTTTTGCCTGCAATGCAGTCAGCTGCAATGGGGGAACAAAACAGCGTAGACATAGAGTAAGCTGCAGgctgaaataatttaatcatgTATTGTGCAGAATTATATTGTCAAGCCACCACCCAGTTAAAACTCCACTAGGTGGTAGTCAAGAGTCTTTTCAAATGTGACGCAAGACATATAGAAAGATAGAGTGAGACAAAGATACAGagtgataaaaatataaacaatataccTTTTTACCTGGTGGAACCAGGTTCTGGTTGGTTTTAAGGATGTGAGTAAGAGCTTTTttgatgttcttctctttcATGCTAGAAAGCACTGCAGGAGGCAGGAACAATGCCAAACCCCACTCCTTTCTGGCGGTGCACAATTGATAAACATTGAAAAAGGTCACTTAATCATTGTGTAAAACACTAGTCATATTGACTGGTGATTTACTTCACCCAACACTGATGCATTGACCAAATGACAAGCTGTGATCAGAAATATTGCTAATCAGCAAGGATGCATCTCCTGGCATTGCAGCAGTATTATGTTGTTACAACATACAACACCATTCTGGTACCCTACAGCTGGAATTAGTTATTAGAAACAAAATGGCTCTGAAGATAGGACACATCCACTTGGTTCCTGGAAGCAAAGCACGGTTTGTGTTACTTACTCTATATACTTCAGCGAAACTTTCTGGGACTGCTTGGTATTGATGGTTAGAATATACATTTGTAGGGCAGCCAGGCGGAGGGCTGTGTCATACTTAAGCTCGGACCCAAATCTCTCTAGTACCACATCATTACAGCTCTGGAGGAGcaaaaagagaggagacaggaaaaGGTTACACTTCAGTCACtctttttattatgaaatgtgggATAATATTTTTTATCTGCATCTGCTGATATTCACCTGAACATAAAGGTACTCAAAGGCTACTGCATCTCTCCTAAGCAGGTCCACAGGATCCTTTGGGACAAATGTAATGCGAAAAAAGCACTTCATTTTGTGTGACCCTGGCCTCTGTGTCACCTAGAGTAGTTTGAAACAAGAAGGATCCCATTAGCAATGAAGTGTTTGCATCTGCAATACGTGTAATCAAAGTGCTTACGGTGGTGTCCATTGGCAATTCACATgaaccattttacattttttaaaaattagaatattactttTTCACAACAGTTAGATAAGAAGATCAATACCACTGTTGTGTAAAAGCATTAAACTGGGAATTTTGAATGCACTATTTCTTGGCTGCGAGCAGTTACTTCATGTGTTTGCCATGAGATTGCCAGGCAACGAGTAGAGACTACAAAAAGTCACTTTGTCTGCCAAGATATAGTCCTGCTCGTATCTAGCTTTAACACTttagattttcagtttttgcatCAATTGCCCAAGCACAATATAATGTGTTAATTGGTGAGCATTAGAGGTGTTGAGTGATATTGTTACCTTCGGGCTAGCAGTCTTTATACCAAGCTAAATGAACTGATTTCAGTACAGTATCTTCCAATCctaatcatttaaaatgttttatgcacAATCAAAATGATAAAGGCCTCGAATTTCATTCTTGTTTTACCAAAGCATAGATACAAACTGTATTGCGAAGAAGGCTGGAGTGCTCAACTCGACTGCCGTTTTTATAATTAGATGCACAGCTCCAGTGCGCTGGTAACAAAGCTCAGAACAAAGTCCCAGGCTGATTTTCTCTCGATCTGGCCCTCACATTCACATCCTGTCCCCGACCTTTATTTTGTtccccttttctccacttcctgttccaagTTCAGTTCTCCACATTTACCACTCATCAAtgttcacaattgttttcacttgttCCCTTGCCTTTtgaaacccagctctccccttggttTTCTGTcagatcattgtctttgttttgtttttaattactcGTGCAAAACCCTGGCTCCTGTTTTACCTGTCTCATGGTTTTTGGACTCTTGACTTGTTTCATGTGAATTCCTGTTACCTGAATCTTGGTgtgaggtttggtgtgtttttctttcgGGTTCTctagttgtttttgtgtgttcactTAGGTATTTGGTATTCTTGTATTCAGTAAGTGTTCAGTCCAATTGCCCTTTGTATCCCCAGTCCTTCTCCCTATTGTTCACTTTTGATCTGTGTCTATTTAATTTCCCTAGTCATTTTTTCCTAgtgttcattttggttttatagTTTTTCACATTCTTGTTCCGAGTAACTGTAACCTgctatgggtttttttttttttttttcttgaaccCTTTTgagttttacttaaataaaacctgtttaacAGTTGTCTCCCTCTTGCCATCTCTTTACTAGGGTCCGGCTTAATACAAATCATGACAGATTTCTGCTGAAATTGCTTGGAGtttatatgtgaaacaggctttattTACTCGCTGTGTCCTGTGTAGTAGAAACTTTTCTCACATCaacaatgatttttaaatggaCTCTTGAGATTAGCCTTGAGATCCaaataaaccaacaaacaaacctgAGTCAGCATCTCCTGCTCGTGCAGGAGCATGAGTTTACTGGCAGATCCCTCAGACCTTTGCTCTAGCATCAAGGAGAAGTGCTCAATGCTCTTAATGGACAGCTTTTCTTGAAGGGTCAAGATGACATCCTTTCACATGGACAAAGTCATTATTAATGCAACATTTAAACAGTGCATATGTAGAAGCGTGCTTGTGTGAACCTCAATATCAACaacaaataaccaaataaaGCTAAACACACATAACGCATACATATTCCTCAAGAGATAATCAGAAATGTAACTGTTCTAAAGTAATTAAggtcaaactgctttttaaatgataattaaaaataaggCGCTGAAGAAAGGGGAGAAAGTGAAAAAGGAGTTTGCACTATATGAAACCTGCAATAGTGAATAACATTCAACGTTTAAACTGAGCATCACTTTAGTTATGCAACAGCATTTCATAGTGAAGCAATGTTCTTTCCAGCACCCTACCTTAatggatgtgttgctgtcaaatttaaatgatttagtCTGCCCATTCTCCAGGTAGACCTTCAGAACATTTGGCATAAAAAGAAGGGAGTTGTCCTTCACAGTTTCCTGAGGATTGAATAATCATCGTTTGATTATCAAATCTCACTTACTTTCTAATTAAACATTGTTTCTACTGTAAAAAAGTGCATCCGTGTGAGTTGGCGTAGAAGATGCTATAATCAAAAGGCCTCTTGGAGAACATGACTGCATATTTAATGGCTCTAAATATTCAAGGAAAATTATAGGACAAGTTCACAATTTCAGGAAATACACTTTCTTGCCAGGAAGAAAAGATCCATTCTTGCACCTCCACAGCATGAAGCTACATTGTGTTAAGCTAGCTTATTTTAACATAGACACTTGTAGCAGGCTGAAATAATGAGCCTGTCTCTGTCCAgaagctcactaattaacatGTTATGCCTCATTGTCGCAATGGCAGGAATCCATGAAACCACCGCTCCTAGTAGTATGAAACATTACACTTGACTAAAACCAGGATGAGGATTTTGAATTGTCTGTTTCATTCATGTTTCACAAATTtcttatataaataaatatgcaaagtaTATGCTATATAAAAAGCCGTGCCCTGTGCAACAAAACAGCATTGCAGACTCAACATTACAGATCTGTCTCTGATTAAATTGCAATATTAAGACATTGTGACATTGCTGTTTACGCTCAAAACCGGTATTGGAAGGGTAAGGCAAGGAGAGATTGTCCTCTAGTTTAATGATCATGGAGGCCATTGCTTtcagagagataaaaaaaatggatgacCAAATATACTTGAGTGACAGCTACTATACATGGTCAAGTTAACACTATGTGTGGGAAACACTGGACATTCAAGCCAAAACATGAATGATTTCATTCCCCCATATTGTGGCTATGCATTAGGTTATCTTTGTTGCACCGGTTATTGATTGCAGCCAAAACATAGAATCTTCTTCCAATGCCTTAGTAGGTTGagcacacaatatttttttctcctaaaTGTCACCAGAGGGGCTCTATAAGACAGCAGTTTCTCCCTGTTTTAAGTCAAGCAAAGGGAACATCTTGAATAGCACTGTATAAGTGTGTCATTCATTTCCAACCTGGCTTTCAACATAAATTTGCTTATTTCCCAAAATTCTAAACTAATCCTTAAACATTCATGTGCcatattttgatttttgtttgttttttaactttcatgACATCTTTTAAGCCCACACAGTGGTAAAAGCAATACAAGTAATATGGGTATGGAGACCAACCCAACACATTTTAGATAATTTTGGTAGTGTAACAAGCATTAACATGTGCCTTTTTTCTGCTCCtgcatgtctttattttactaTAGCCCAGCTTTAAGAGTTCAAATCTGGTGCTCTCATCTCCTGTTCAGAACCTTGATGTGTACAGAATGAATTAGTGTCCAGTGTGACTTACAGGGACCTGGCCGTTGATGATGACCTCTTCAGCGAAGCGGACTTTAACAGGATTAGTCTTTAACTTGGCCTTTTTGGCTGCGCTGATAAATGCCGACTTGGGCGACTtgggagaggaaagaaagaaaggggcAAAGCAGACATTTAAAGGACAATCCTGTATTTCAGAGAAGAGTCATGTATTTTCTAGCTCCAAACATTTCAAAGACATGTTTCCTTCTTGAAATGTGACAACCTCCCATTTCTCCACTCTGTGCTGATCAATTAAGGTGGCACTTTGTAAGGGCATGAGAGGGAGGACACCCCCACTGCTGTTGTGTCATTGAGCCTGCAAAGACATGCCTAGTAAATGGTAATAATTAAAGGCTGGATTACATGAGCTGCTTGGTCCTCAGAGTATTGTGGAGTATTACACCCATTTCTTTCTTGAAAATCAAGCCCTTATTCAAGATTAACCATTTGTTAAGTGACTCATCATGCTGGGAGTcagaaacactgacagtgaataaaattattgattgaaataaaaaaacaaactataattACTCTCACAGTGTGTAGAAAATTGTCAGATATCCTCACAAGGTTCCTAACATACAGAAacataaactaaatgttttctatgagCACACActgatatgtatatttttagaGAAGATTCAAGCATAATTCCATTTCCACTGAGTTTTTATGTGAACTTTAAACAAAAGCTGAATATATGCACTGAATATATGGCACTGGGTGTTTACCATCTGCTGCTCTTTGACTCTAGTAAATATGGATGTGGCAGGTTCATCTGAGGGCTTTTGAGGATCTGACGTTACACTGTGACAAGGCTTGGAAAGACTGTAGCAATTGGTCTCGTTTTGAGGTAGCAGTGCTCTAACACTCAGCTAAGACATTATTGATATGGTGCCAGCACAAACATATGGCATGATTAATGACTTGGTTTCACAGTGTCAACAAAATAATCaactccaaacacacaaacagactacAGGAATGTACTTGATTTCAGACTTACTGGGTACGGCTGGATAACAGTCAACAATATGGACTCCTTGCAGCTCCTGGAGGATACAAAAACATTagagtgtaaaaacaacaatgaatgaataaataaactatttcaatttatttaacaaaataaagaatcactgcaaaatatggaaatataAAATTTTTCCAGGAACCAGTTCTTGTTAGGCAGAACATGAACAGCAGCCCCGTCTTACCATGGTAGCGCAGAGTTTTAGCACAGAGGCAGAGCTTATTCTAGGCAAGAGGAGCTGTGAAGAAGTGGTTTGTTGTTTACACACTGCTACAAAGGTCATAAGAGGACCAAATGCTCACAGCCAGCCACTCAGCTGATGATATTAATCAAATCAGACACATGGAAAAACATCAACACTAGCTTACAGCTGCAAGGACGTAAATCACTGCGACTGGAACAGGTGGCAAGAATATTTATTCAGTGGAAATATTTGGTTTAGTggtacattaaaatacaaataaaaacaaattaaattgctAGCATTTTCTTACTTGGATAGAAATTAGATATCTAAAATATGTCCATGAACTGTAAGAAAGGCATGGTTAATTAACAACAGAGATGAAGGACAAAGTACACACAAGTATATCTGTATATCCTCATTGgcaatgtttatgtttttctgttttaccaCAGTGAAGGAAAAGGGAAGTTAAtcttctttaaaacaaaatgttttgtatccACACCTTTACATGctttaaaccacattttttaaaagttgtttggagtgtttctttctcttaatGGTGTTGGTTGTGACGCAGTATTAATTCATCAATAACTGGACTATCCATACATAAGTgcatttagacagaagtcaactGAAACCCCTTGACCATAGACAGGTAGTGtcaatttacataatttattaatGATTCAGCTATGTTCTATCAAGTGCAACAAACGCTTATGCAAACGAGCATGTCATGATAAGCCAATTTTACGTctaacattaattattttccgTTCATCAGAATTAAAATCAGACTATATATTTCAGagaagtgtttttgttatttagctGACCCTTCTTGAAATAAATGGAGTtgacacaataataaaaatgtaaataagtatGATACAATACAGTTTGACAGCACCACAGACTGCAGCCAGTAAAATTGTCACCTATGTAAAACTATTTAAACAACTCGACCTCAATTGATGTAAAATTTGTTGCACAACCATTATATTAGATTGAGTTAGTTTTAGCAAGACACACCTAATGAATTGGCAACTGAGTATATTGGATTCAATGTTgcaagcattaaaaaaacatgaaaacttaGATCAATATTTTTTAGGTACTGAAAAATTGTCTACAACTGATTTAACAGCCTAAAATGTCACCTTAGTGTGTTGTCATACCTGACAAGGTCAATAACCCTTTCCCGGGGTGCTGAACTGACTGGCTCATCATTAATCATGATGATTTCGTCCCCTGGGATCAGCTTGCCTTCTGATGGACCCCCTGCCATTACACACCAAACAAGGGTTAAGTGGGACAATCAGTACACAGTAATAGAATTTCTCTTGATTTTCTTAGTTTCCTATCTTTTGGCTCAAGGCTCTAATGACTGCTTACGCGTTTAGGGATGTTAAAAGCAATGAATCAGCACAAGCTACAACCTAAATGGGTTTCTGCTTCccatttttgcctttgttttaggAGCATTTAATATACTCTCGGGCATGTATTGATATTGGCCATTTTGGTATTAGAATTTTCCACACAGCTTGGCTACATACAGCTTTACCTGGTGTAACTGAGCGAACCACTACAGGTTTCTCACTGCCTGCCACAAAGCCAAAGCCAAGTACTGGGTCTCGTCTCATCTCAACCTTCCGGGGCGCA
It contains:
- the frmpd4 gene encoding FERM and PDZ domain-containing protein 4 isoform X4, producing the protein MDVFSFVKMPKLSGHRTKTSGWPPPTGTWSGSQGPPNGWDMGTNREGRDFYINHISQSSSLEEIRLDGDKLMPPAPRKVEMRRDPVLGFGFVAGSEKPVVVRSVTPGGPSEGKLIPGDEIIMINDEPVSSAPRERVIDLVRSCKESILLTVIQPYPSPKSAFISAAKKAKLKTNPVKVRFAEEVIINGQVPETVKDNSLLFMPNVLKVYLENGQTKSFKFDSNTSIKDVILTLQEKLSIKSIEHFSLMLEQRSEGSASKLMLLHEQEMLTQVTQRPGSHKMKCFFRITFVPKDPVDLLRRDAVAFEYLYVQSCNDVVLERFGSELKYDTALRLAALQMYILTINTKQSQKVSLKYIEKEWGLALFLPPAVLSSMKEKNIKKALTHILKTNQNLVPPGKKLTALQAKVHYLKYLSDLRLYGGRVFKSTLIQGEKHTEVTLLVGPKYGISHVINTKTNLVALLADFSHVNRIEMYTEDENRVRVELHVLDVKPITLLMESVDAMNLACLTAGYYRLLVDSRRSIFNVAKNTDSMNTCHAARMKQNYQAIECTYSTPHKGCEDRNNQSCNQDYSEQECEFLDHRRCEGQPVYITEIHQPQHSIHVAERAECCRLPCSQTYLNVQRPKPQDSSRSAKVSFIFGDPPLDSVNPQNLGYQRLMDGSPEIIDNHSRMYRRLEEDYKMMDAIEDGDGYHYSTKIFGPSECIEEPLLHDICYAETTDDAEDEDDISCEEDMVMSDIDKPMLLSLSGSSDDIIDLTSLPPPPEGNDEEDNDVLLHSLNLAIAAPPPGFRDSSDEEEQQGAGTLAQGARSDIPVSLIDSVPTHRAEGHGQPLDNAVVSTLQALEALAASEEQSSAQSESSTGVQLSRAFSPESSDSGNETNSSEMTESSELAIAQRHSDNHLRMHVAMTEGYHAINEEKPETATNDDGARAIPYNPQEHQEEAKSSAIASSQIFHSDGGEMEPETMEIKSVSEYFTKMHMGSVMSRQRGKQKEAERQTQGDTCEFSDRSQMTSQDSVKEESPHLVGKYNAFTVRDSYYMNQLDLGRTHFKDRHQKWQQRVTGNKMAENVSPECENDSQASHADRLTVKGEKKDSDERSQQLNAHFHSPSKGPIPAEADATSQDNEQQPIKIPTSEQDVTRLYEYHVSKRMSSIQSEGVHSLQSSQCSSIDAGCSTGSSSCVTPMDSPLCATDNMHLLSESSLRGLSYVTAEEKSYGPQSHGKAGHPMDPTLLRKIHAATSAEPGFTISRDGSHRMAKIKETTACTQLKKVGEESSLALCNETSTTTTTMSLPSLRSSTEPSGLTQESPEPDPHVMAFLSSRSSCEPTLGSLRKPRRVRMLRRSWSTLMPGSRSLEALIEKTKATLTGKSGGQNLQSQNAPEEQRIFSAKTLPKSMSQGSVASYSSGRGLLRGASGLPTESTAPRLMTWKCHRPFSHCFLRRKANTNGDNEGRAVPSHALFSASSACCEENTKQNAVYKAEQNTMATTMSDMSLEARLARVNSMKGKTYSLHTGFALARKDALDMISVLRCSVGHLSKGVRSKVSEADMEAFSQLLFMQAKVLNSACSQMAMEYSSPEELLLTLTHSFHTLCCLTQACMSLVEGLSAEREQREVVAKVDEVVMNYVCLLKVAEAALGGSPSDQSVNALTHHSATMSAIINTLTHSLEALLNK